A DNA window from Corvus hawaiiensis isolate bCorHaw1 chromosome 11, bCorHaw1.pri.cur, whole genome shotgun sequence contains the following coding sequences:
- the HESX1 gene encoding homeobox expressed in ES cells 1, which translates to MLAEGEGMAGPSLCAANTAASPDLRKVPGFGENKTTQCSFSIESILGLEQKKDGIPAGKPQRPWMDACSSLVLGDDSDPHRQIPVVCYENPLFHARSDPVQEEKVFKCEKYFSVAERLSFKRELSWYRGRRPRTAFTRNQIEVLENVFKMNSYPGIDIREELARKLELDEDRIQIWFQNRRAKLKRSHRESQFLMVKNTFTSSLLE; encoded by the exons ATGCTGGCTGAGGGCGAAGGCATGGCCGGTCCCTCGCTGTGTGCTGCTAACACAGCAGCTTCTCCGGATCTGCGCAAGGTGCCCGGCTTTGGAGAGAATAAAACCACACAGTGCTCCTTCTCAATTGAGAGTATATTGGGACTGGAGCAGAAAAAAGATGgcattccagctgggaaaccTCAGAGACCCTGGATGGATGCATGCAGCAGTTTGG TTTTAGGTGATGACAGTGATCCCCATCGGCAAATCCCTGTTGTTTGCTATGAAAATCCATTATTTCATGCTAGAAGTGATCCAGTGCAAGAGGAAAAAGttttcaaatgtgaaaaatatttttcagtcgCTGAAAGGCTGTCTTTCAAACGAGAATTGAGCTGGTACAGGGGTAGAAGACCACGAACTGCATTCACTAGAAACCAG ATTGAAGtattggaaaatgtttttaaaatgaactcCTACCCCGGCATTGATATTAGAGAAGAGTTAGCTCGCAAATTAGAGTTAGATGAAGACAGGATCCag ATCTGGTTCCAGAACCGTCGTGCAAAGCTGAAAAGATCACACAGAGAATCTCAGTTTCTAATGGTGAAAAACACTTTCACCTCCAGCCTGCTAGAGTAG